One window of Siniperca chuatsi isolate FFG_IHB_CAS linkage group LG19, ASM2008510v1, whole genome shotgun sequence genomic DNA carries:
- the LOC122867007 gene encoding gap junction delta-4 protein isoform X3 → MAASSASEVIFISVNHSITLMGKLWLIVMIFLRILILLFAGYPLYQDEQERFVCNTIQPGCANVCYDLFSPISLFRFWLVQLITLCLPYIIFIIYVVHKVSNGLTVDLNSSSHIKTLQLFNIHQESFNKTSVNKMPLVAERRRFLCQHPPCTTQVDCYVSRPTEKTVMLNFMLGVAALSLFLNVLDFICAIKRSMRQKSKRKMMVEKIYEEEQCFLSAGGASRGMDPHTSLAQQGLEVEAGQTGSFRKRQGSKGSCGGGALALDQEPPCLERSSLSPFPGPPGCNTNGNNGYSVSQEEAPERNGSEVSLCPPEPTGTPKSIRVSKRSRLKPPPPPRRDLGSSPGGSAGPIGDVSTAICTRRVGQYMLVELGSSAELQTNDDGQEKRSEWV, encoded by the exons ATGGCGGCATCAAGTGCCTCTGAGGTCATCTTTATCTCTGTCAACCACAGCATCACTTTGATGG GGAAGTTGTGGCTCATTGTGATGATCTTCCTCCGTATCCTGATCCTCCTCTTTGCTGGTTATCCTCTATACCAGGACGAGCAGGAGCGATTTGTGTGTAACACCATTCAGCCCGGATGTGCCAACGTGTGCTATGACCTGTTTTCTCCGATCTCTCTCTTCCGCTTCTGGCTGGTGCAGCTCATCACCTTGTGTCTCCCCTACATCATCTTTATCATCTACGTGGTCCACAAGGTCTCAAATGGCCTCACCGTGGACTTGAACTCCTCGAGTCACATCAAAACCTTGCAGCTGTTCAACATCCACCAGGAGTCATTCAACAAGACCTCTGTAAACAAGATGCCTCTGGTGGCTGAGCGAAG GAGGTTCCTGTGCCAGCATCCACCGTGCACTACCCAGGTGGACTGCTACGTCTCCAGGCCCACTGAGAAGACCGTGATGCTCAACTTCATGCTCGGTGTGGCTGCTCTGTCCCTTTTCCTAAACGTGTTGGATTTCATCTGCGCCATCAAGCGCTCAATGAGGCAGAAGAGCAAGAGGAAGATGATGGTGGAGAAGATTTATGAGGAAGAGCAGTGTTTCCTTTCAGCCGGAGGAGCCTCCAGAGGAATGGACCCACACACCTCCCTGGCTCAGCAGGGTCTAGAGGTAGAGGCTGGTCAGACAGGGAGTTTCCGGAAGAGGCAAGGCAGCAAGGGCTCTTGTGGAGGGGGAGCTCTTGCGTTAGATCAGGAACCACCCTGCCTGGAGCGCTCCTCTCTTTCACCCTTTCCAGGACCTCCAGGCTGCAATACCAACGGGAACAACGGCTACTCTGTTTCCCAAGAGGAGGCTCCGGAAAGGAATGGCAGCGAGGTGTCTCTCTGCCCCCCAGAGCCAACAGGGACACCCAAATCCATTCGTGTTAGCAAACGCAGTCGACTCAAACCTCCACCTCCGCCCAGACGGGACCTCGGGTCATCCCCCGGGGGTTCAGCAGGGCCCATCGGGGATGTTTCCACAGCAATCTGTACCAGAAGGGTGGGTCAGTATATGCTGGTTGAGCTGGGTAGCAGCGCAGAGCTACAGACCAATGATGATGGGCAAGAGAAAAGATCAGAGTGGGTGTGA
- the LOC122867007 gene encoding gap junction delta-4 protein isoform X1, with the protein MAASSASEVIFISVNHSITLMGKLWLIVMIFLRILILLFAGYPLYQDEQERFVCNTIQPGCANVCYDLFSPISLFRFWLVQLITLCLPYIIFIIYVVHKVSNGLTVDLNSSSHIKTLQLFNIHQESFNKTSVNKMPLVAERRWARCFTGAYILHLMFRTLLEAGFGAAHYYLFGFYIPRRFLCQHPPCTTQVDCYVSRPTEKTVMLNFMLGVAALSLFLNVLDFICAIKRSMRQKSKRKMMVEKIYEEEQCFLSAGGASRGMDPHTSLAQQGLEVEAGQTGSFRKRQGSKGSCGGGALALDQEPPCLERSSLSPFPGPPGCNTNGNNGYSVSQEEAPERNGSEVSLCPPEPTGTPKSIRVSKRSRLKPPPPPRRDLGSSPGGSAGPIGDVSTAICTRRVGQYMLVELGSSAELQTNDDGQEKRSEWV; encoded by the exons ATGGCGGCATCAAGTGCCTCTGAGGTCATCTTTATCTCTGTCAACCACAGCATCACTTTGATGG GGAAGTTGTGGCTCATTGTGATGATCTTCCTCCGTATCCTGATCCTCCTCTTTGCTGGTTATCCTCTATACCAGGACGAGCAGGAGCGATTTGTGTGTAACACCATTCAGCCCGGATGTGCCAACGTGTGCTATGACCTGTTTTCTCCGATCTCTCTCTTCCGCTTCTGGCTGGTGCAGCTCATCACCTTGTGTCTCCCCTACATCATCTTTATCATCTACGTGGTCCACAAGGTCTCAAATGGCCTCACCGTGGACTTGAACTCCTCGAGTCACATCAAAACCTTGCAGCTGTTCAACATCCACCAGGAGTCATTCAACAAGACCTCTGTAAACAAGATGCCTCTGGTGGCTGAGCGAAGGTGGGCCCGGTGCTTCACAGGAGCCTACATCCTCCATCTGATGTTCAGGACGTTGCTGGAGGCAGGGTTTGGGGCAGCTCACTACTATCTGTTTGGTTTCTACATCCCTAGGAGGTTCCTGTGCCAGCATCCACCGTGCACTACCCAGGTGGACTGCTACGTCTCCAGGCCCACTGAGAAGACCGTGATGCTCAACTTCATGCTCGGTGTGGCTGCTCTGTCCCTTTTCCTAAACGTGTTGGATTTCATCTGCGCCATCAAGCGCTCAATGAGGCAGAAGAGCAAGAGGAAGATGATGGTGGAGAAGATTTATGAGGAAGAGCAGTGTTTCCTTTCAGCCGGAGGAGCCTCCAGAGGAATGGACCCACACACCTCCCTGGCTCAGCAGGGTCTAGAGGTAGAGGCTGGTCAGACAGGGAGTTTCCGGAAGAGGCAAGGCAGCAAGGGCTCTTGTGGAGGGGGAGCTCTTGCGTTAGATCAGGAACCACCCTGCCTGGAGCGCTCCTCTCTTTCACCCTTTCCAGGACCTCCAGGCTGCAATACCAACGGGAACAACGGCTACTCTGTTTCCCAAGAGGAGGCTCCGGAAAGGAATGGCAGCGAGGTGTCTCTCTGCCCCCCAGAGCCAACAGGGACACCCAAATCCATTCGTGTTAGCAAACGCAGTCGACTCAAACCTCCACCTCCGCCCAGACGGGACCTCGGGTCATCCCCCGGGGGTTCAGCAGGGCCCATCGGGGATGTTTCCACAGCAATCTGTACCAGAAGGGTGGGTCAGTATATGCTGGTTGAGCTGGGTAGCAGCGCAGAGCTACAGACCAATGATGATGGGCAAGAGAAAAGATCAGAGTGGGTGTGA
- the LOC122867007 gene encoding gap junction delta-4 protein isoform X2, with protein sequence MIFLRILILLFAGYPLYQDEQERFVCNTIQPGCANVCYDLFSPISLFRFWLVQLITLCLPYIIFIIYVVHKVSNGLTVDLNSSSHIKTLQLFNIHQESFNKTSVNKMPLVAERRWARCFTGAYILHLMFRTLLEAGFGAAHYYLFGFYIPRRFLCQHPPCTTQVDCYVSRPTEKTVMLNFMLGVAALSLFLNVLDFICAIKRSMRQKSKRKMMVEKIYEEEQCFLSAGGASRGMDPHTSLAQQGLEVEAGQTGSFRKRQGSKGSCGGGALALDQEPPCLERSSLSPFPGPPGCNTNGNNGYSVSQEEAPERNGSEVSLCPPEPTGTPKSIRVSKRSRLKPPPPPRRDLGSSPGGSAGPIGDVSTAICTRRVGQYMLVELGSSAELQTNDDGQEKRSEWV encoded by the coding sequence ATGATCTTCCTCCGTATCCTGATCCTCCTCTTTGCTGGTTATCCTCTATACCAGGACGAGCAGGAGCGATTTGTGTGTAACACCATTCAGCCCGGATGTGCCAACGTGTGCTATGACCTGTTTTCTCCGATCTCTCTCTTCCGCTTCTGGCTGGTGCAGCTCATCACCTTGTGTCTCCCCTACATCATCTTTATCATCTACGTGGTCCACAAGGTCTCAAATGGCCTCACCGTGGACTTGAACTCCTCGAGTCACATCAAAACCTTGCAGCTGTTCAACATCCACCAGGAGTCATTCAACAAGACCTCTGTAAACAAGATGCCTCTGGTGGCTGAGCGAAGGTGGGCCCGGTGCTTCACAGGAGCCTACATCCTCCATCTGATGTTCAGGACGTTGCTGGAGGCAGGGTTTGGGGCAGCTCACTACTATCTGTTTGGTTTCTACATCCCTAGGAGGTTCCTGTGCCAGCATCCACCGTGCACTACCCAGGTGGACTGCTACGTCTCCAGGCCCACTGAGAAGACCGTGATGCTCAACTTCATGCTCGGTGTGGCTGCTCTGTCCCTTTTCCTAAACGTGTTGGATTTCATCTGCGCCATCAAGCGCTCAATGAGGCAGAAGAGCAAGAGGAAGATGATGGTGGAGAAGATTTATGAGGAAGAGCAGTGTTTCCTTTCAGCCGGAGGAGCCTCCAGAGGAATGGACCCACACACCTCCCTGGCTCAGCAGGGTCTAGAGGTAGAGGCTGGTCAGACAGGGAGTTTCCGGAAGAGGCAAGGCAGCAAGGGCTCTTGTGGAGGGGGAGCTCTTGCGTTAGATCAGGAACCACCCTGCCTGGAGCGCTCCTCTCTTTCACCCTTTCCAGGACCTCCAGGCTGCAATACCAACGGGAACAACGGCTACTCTGTTTCCCAAGAGGAGGCTCCGGAAAGGAATGGCAGCGAGGTGTCTCTCTGCCCCCCAGAGCCAACAGGGACACCCAAATCCATTCGTGTTAGCAAACGCAGTCGACTCAAACCTCCACCTCCGCCCAGACGGGACCTCGGGTCATCCCCCGGGGGTTCAGCAGGGCCCATCGGGGATGTTTCCACAGCAATCTGTACCAGAAGGGTGGGTCAGTATATGCTGGTTGAGCTGGGTAGCAGCGCAGAGCTACAGACCAATGATGATGGGCAAGAGAAAAGATCAGAGTGGGTGTGA
- the LOC122867076 gene encoding cytochrome P450 2D15-like, with translation MDDTDRTLCDSVPMIRNLPFMKAFKNTKTCKKLATRLITEHKQTRIPGQPRDFLDCYLDELDKRGADGSSFCEDRLIVFVLDLHFAGTPTFNLCFYRSGIYSFISFHVFFLWCVVLLISDVSGRSPAKPELLTQFEEHVVSFLLLQAVIHEAVIHEVHRIANTVPHSIYHCSANGTKLMGYFLPRVKLMRFFFFWIILLFQEMPFSK, from the exons ATGGATGATACTGACAGAact CTGTGTGACTCTGTTCCCATGATTCGAAACCTGCCCTTCATGAAGGCGTTTAAGAACACTAAG ACTTGTAAGAAACTTGCAACTCGTCTGATCACTGAGCACAAACAGACCAGAATCCCTGGGCAACCACGAGACTTCCTTGACTGCTATCTGGATGAACTggataag AGAGGCGCTGATGGCTCTTCTTTTTGTGAGGATCGACTCATCGTGTTTGTTCTGGACCTTCACTTTGCTGGGACTCCTACTTTCAATCTGTGCTTCTATCGTTCTGGCATctattctttcatttcttttcacgttttttttttgtggtgtgTTGTTCTACtaatt AGCGATGTCAGCGGGAGAT CTCCTGCAAAGCCTGAATTATTAACCCAGTTTGAAGAACATGTTGTGTCATTTCTTTTACTCCAGGCTGTGATCCATGAAGCTGTGATCCATGAAGTCCATAGGATAGCCAACACTGTCCCTCATAGTATCTACCACTGTTCAGCAAATGGCACGAAGCTCATGGGATATTTCTTACCCAGGGTAAAACtaatgaggtttttttttttttggatcaTTTTACTGTTTCAGGAAATGCCTTTCagcaaatag